AGAACATTATGAACTGCATTGGCTTCGTCCTCAGAGAAGGAGGGCCAGGGGGAGAAGGGACCGTTAAGCATGCGACCACCAGATGTGTCGAAGTATTGAAATTAATTAGCCGAAAATAACTTACTAGTAAAGAGAACGTGCTGGTACGCCAATAACAGTTTGACCGCAAGGCACATCACGGATAACCGCGGCACCTCCCCCGATGGTGGCGTTACTACCGATGTTTACTAACTGTTTAATACAAGCGCCTATACCTACCCAACTAGCTTCAGCCACTGTAACGCCACCTGCTAACGTAGCACCGGGGCAAATATGCACGCCATCGCTTAACGAGCAGTCATGATCAACACTAGCTCGTGTATTTACAATACACGCCTCACCCAACTGGCTATCGATTTGTATAACGGCTCCAGCAAACACAACACTACCTGCGCCAAGCAAAACCGTATTACTCACAACAGCGGCAGGATGTACAAGAGTTGCTAAAGGGGCATTGAGGGTCTTGAGCTGACGTACCTTTTCAAGGCGTACGTGGTTGTTGCCAATCCCCACCAGCACACCATCAAACTCGCTTAACTGCTGTATTAACGCCTGAGTATTGCCTACAATAGCCCAGCTGCCATTAATCTGTACTTCAGGCCAAGCATCATCAAAAAAAACAATACTTTCCCAACCACATTGCAAGGCCGTTTCTGCAACCACTTTACCGTGGCCGCTGGCACCAAGAACGGCAAGACGCCTCATTTATCACTGCCGGTAAATTTAGTCATAGTTGCCTCGCCCTCTGCACTAATACCATCGCGGTCCAAGACCTTCTTAACAGTAAGAAATAGAATCTTCACATCCAGCCAAAGTGAGCGATTATCTATATACCATACGTCTAGCTTAAACTTGTCTTCCCATGAAATAGCATTGCGGCCGTTGATCTGTGCCCAACCAGTAACACCAGGGCGTACCTGATGTCGGCGATACTGCTCAGGTGAGTATAAGGGCAGGTATTCGATCAACAGTGGGCGCGGACCTACCAAACTCATATCACCTTTCAGCACATTCCATAACTCCGGTATCTCATCTAGGCTGGAAGAGCGCAGAAAATATCCAAAAGATGTAAGCCGTTCAGAGTCAGGAAGAGTGTTACCTGAAGAATCAACAACATCCTTCATAGTGCGAAATTTCACCATCTGAAAAGGAACGCCATTTAAGCCTGGACGGAGTTGGCGAAAAAGCACCGGGGTACTCATTTTACGACTGATTTTCCACGCGATGATAACAATAACAGGAGACAATAGGATCAAAGCTATTAAAGATGCAATAATGTCAAAAAATCTTTTAATCATGAAACACCCATCTCCATTAGCATCAAAGCATTTACTTTATGCACATCATATTTTTCGACAGCTATTTCACGGGATCGATGTCCCATGCAAACAGCCAAATCCTTGTCTAAAATAAATTTCTCCATAGCAGCCACAAGTTCACTAACAGACTTTACCGGCACAAGAAAACCATTATCACCATCTACTACTGTTTCTTTACATCCAGGGGCATCGGTAGTAATGATTGCTCGTCCCATTGCCATGGCTTCTAAAACAGTACGTGGTGTACCTTCTCTATAAGAAGGCAGTACATAAACGCTACAATTTTCGATGGCAGGACGAACATCTTCAAGCTTACCTAAGTAATCAATAATGCCTGAAACTCTCCAAGAATCGAGCTCTTGCTGGGCAATTGCATCAGGGTTCTTATCAATCCAACCAACCAGCAGAAAGACTGTGGCTGGGTAGCGTGCTTTAATAATTTTTGCAGCTTCAAAATACTCACGAACACCCTTATCACCCAGGAGCCTAGCAATTAGCAAAAAACGTGACTCTCTAGGCAATGGTGTCACAGTGAACTGATCCACAGAAACTCCTGAACCATTCACTACAACAGATCGCGTATTGGTAGGTAAAAGAAATAATTTACGAAACAAAATCTCATCATCAGGATTTTGAAAAAAAACAACTTTTGTTTTTTTTAATACAAACTTATATAACTTCTGAACAATTTTGTGAAGAAATGCTCGCCTGAAATCACCTTCAGAATTTTGAAATGTGTATCCTAGCCCTGTTATTAAGGCAACTCGATTAGGAACAGAGGCAAGCCACGCTGCTAAGACACCATAAATAACAGGTTTTATTGTATAACATAAAACATAATCTGGCTTGACATTGCGCATTAAACTCCAGAGAGAAAAAAATGAAATTAAGTCTGCAAAAGGATTCAAACCAGTTCTATTTAAATTTATGTCATGTACTTTTATTCCCAAAACTTCAAGCTCATCACAAAG
This DNA window, taken from Vreelandella profundi, encodes the following:
- a CDS encoding acetyltransferase translates to MRRLAVLGASGHGKVVAETALQCGWESIVFFDDAWPEVQINGSWAIVGNTQALIQQLSEFDGVLVGIGNNHVRLEKVRQLKTLNAPLATLVHPAAVVSNTVLLGAGSVVFAGAVIQIDSQLGEACIVNTRASVDHDCSLSDGVHICPGATLAGGVTVAEASWVGIGACIKQLVNIGSNATIGGGAAVIRDVPCGQTVIGVPARSLY
- a CDS encoding sugar transferase; this translates as MIKRFFDIIASLIALILLSPVIVIIAWKISRKMSTPVLFRQLRPGLNGVPFQMVKFRTMKDVVDSSGNTLPDSERLTSFGYFLRSSSLDEIPELWNVLKGDMSLVGPRPLLIEYLPLYSPEQYRRHQVRPGVTGWAQINGRNAISWEDKFKLDVWYIDNRSLWLDVKILFLTVKKVLDRDGISAEGEATMTKFTGSDK
- a CDS encoding glycosyltransferase family 4 protein produces the protein MKFLLVASFPNSLIKFRGVLLEAIQHAGYEVHVACPGILDERGLCDELEVLGIKVHDINLNRTGLNPFADLISFFSLWSLMRNVKPDYVLCYTIKPVIYGVLAAWLASVPNRVALITGLGYTFQNSEGDFRRAFLHKIVQKLYKFVLKKTKVVFFQNPDDEILFRKLFLLPTNTRSVVVNGSGVSVDQFTVTPLPRESRFLLIARLLGDKGVREYFEAAKIIKARYPATVFLLVGWIDKNPDAIAQQELDSWRVSGIIDYLGKLEDVRPAIENCSVYVLPSYREGTPRTVLEAMAMGRAIITTDAPGCKETVVDGDNGFLVPVKSVSELVAAMEKFILDKDLAVCMGHRSREIAVEKYDVHKVNALMLMEMGVS